The Microaerobacter geothermalis genome has a window encoding:
- a CDS encoding cation diffusion facilitator family transporter — protein MSHSHHHHDHPNRTKAVDQNRVSISIALIITSAFVIVEAIGGWISNSLALLSDAGHMLSDAASLGLSLFAMWIATRPPSSEKTFGYYRFEILAALFNGLALLGVSIYIYIEAYHRFWQPPEVASRMMLFIAFIGLIANLVCAWILTRGDVKENLNLRSAFLHVIGDILGSLGAIGAGLFIYYFNWYIADPIISVIIATLVFLSGLRVTGESLHILMEGTPRDINVTLLVETLKKIPGVKNVHELHIWTITSGFHSLSCHLVIPYGEDDQEILENAKKVIQQQFGITHTTIEIERPS, from the coding sequence ATGAGCCATAGCCACCACCATCATGACCATCCCAATCGTACAAAAGCAGTAGATCAAAATCGCGTGTCCATTTCCATAGCTCTCATTATTACTTCTGCTTTTGTCATTGTTGAAGCAATAGGAGGTTGGATATCCAATAGTCTTGCCCTCCTTTCTGATGCCGGCCATATGTTAAGTGACGCCGCCTCTTTGGGACTCAGCTTATTTGCCATGTGGATAGCCACCAGACCGCCCTCTTCAGAGAAAACCTTCGGCTATTACCGTTTTGAGATTCTCGCTGCCCTTTTTAACGGCCTGGCTTTACTGGGAGTCTCCATCTATATCTATATAGAAGCTTATCATCGGTTTTGGCAGCCACCAGAAGTTGCAAGCCGAATGATGCTTTTCATCGCTTTTATCGGTCTCATTGCCAATTTAGTCTGCGCTTGGATTTTAACAAGGGGAGATGTAAAGGAGAATTTAAATCTGAGAAGCGCCTTTCTTCATGTCATTGGCGATATTTTGGGTTCCCTCGGAGCCATCGGGGCAGGGCTGTTCATCTATTATTTTAATTGGTATATTGCTGATCCTATTATCAGCGTCATCATTGCAACCCTTGTTTTCCTCAGCGGTCTTCGGGTCACCGGTGAATCCCTTCATATCCTAATGGAAGGGACACCAAGGGATATAAACGTCACCCTGCTTGTAGAGACCCTAAAAAAAATACCCGGAGTGAAAAATGTCCATGAACTTCACATCTGGACCATTACATCAGGGTTTCATTCTCTAAGCTGCCATTTAGTGATTCCTTATGGAGAGGATGATCAGGAAATTCTGGAAAATGCTAAAAAGGTGATCCAACAACAATTTGGAATCACCCATACCACCATTGAAATTGAAAGACCATCCTAG
- a CDS encoding PrkA family serine protein kinase translates to MPFLEKLSEHREKDRGLQWEGTFLDYLKMVKENPRLSQTAHARIYSMIMSHGMEEENGKTIYPFFQQELYGLEDAIQKLVEEYFRPAAQRLDVKKRLLLLMGPVSGGKSTIVTMLKRGLEKYSRTDEGALYAIKGCPMNEDPLHLIPVELREDFENEYHIKVEGSLCPVCRFNLEETYQGRIEEVPVVRITISEEKRVGIGTFAPSDPKSQDIADLTGSIDFSTISQYGSESDPRAYRFDGELNIANRGLMEFQEMLKCDEKFLWNLLSLTQEGNFKAGRFALISADELIIAHTNETEYRNFISNKKNEALHSRIIVMKVPYNLKVSEEEKIYQKLIKQSDIQDVHLAPHALWSTSVFTILTRLRESKKRGIDLLKKLYLYDGRDIEGYHEKDVEELKQEFPDEGMFGIDPRYVINRISTAFINEEKRCINALDILRALKNGLDQHPSISEEEKGKYLNYIALARQEYDEKAKKEVQKAFVYSFEESAKTLLNNYLDNVEAYCSGLKIKDPITEEPREPDERLMRSIEEQIGVSENAKKSFREEILIRISYYARKGKTFDYQSHERLKEAIEKKLFSDLKDIVKITTSSKVPDEQQLKRMNEVMKQLIDHHGYCATCANELLKYVGSLLNR, encoded by the coding sequence ATGCCGTTTTTAGAGAAGTTGTCGGAACATCGAGAGAAGGATAGGGGACTGCAGTGGGAAGGAACATTCCTGGATTATTTGAAAATGGTTAAGGAAAACCCGAGGTTAAGTCAGACCGCCCATGCCAGAATTTATTCCATGATTATGTCTCACGGGATGGAAGAAGAAAACGGAAAGACCATCTACCCTTTCTTTCAACAGGAATTATATGGATTGGAAGATGCCATACAGAAATTAGTTGAAGAATACTTCCGTCCTGCTGCCCAGCGTTTGGATGTAAAGAAAAGATTGCTCCTGCTAATGGGGCCTGTAAGTGGCGGGAAATCAACGATTGTTACTATGTTGAAAAGGGGGCTTGAAAAGTACAGCCGAACCGATGAAGGGGCTCTCTATGCTATTAAGGGATGTCCGATGAATGAAGATCCCCTCCATTTGATCCCAGTAGAATTACGTGAAGATTTTGAAAATGAATATCATATTAAAGTGGAAGGAAGCTTATGCCCTGTCTGCCGGTTTAACCTAGAGGAAACCTATCAAGGAAGAATTGAAGAGGTTCCGGTAGTTCGAATTACGATTTCTGAAGAAAAGAGAGTGGGAATTGGAACGTTTGCCCCGTCTGATCCGAAATCCCAGGATATTGCCGATTTAACCGGAAGCATTGATTTTTCGACCATTAGCCAATATGGTTCAGAGTCAGATCCCCGGGCCTACCGGTTTGATGGGGAATTAAACATTGCCAATCGCGGACTCATGGAATTTCAGGAAATGCTCAAATGTGATGAAAAATTTTTATGGAATCTTCTTTCACTGACCCAGGAAGGCAACTTCAAAGCAGGCAGATTTGCGCTAATTTCAGCGGACGAGCTGATCATTGCCCATACCAACGAGACGGAATACCGGAATTTTATTAGCAACAAGAAAAATGAAGCCCTTCATTCCCGTATTATTGTGATGAAGGTCCCCTATAACTTGAAGGTGTCGGAAGAGGAAAAAATTTATCAAAAACTGATTAAACAGAGTGATATACAAGATGTTCATCTTGCTCCACATGCCCTTTGGAGTACTTCGGTCTTTACCATTTTAACTCGGCTGAGGGAGTCGAAGAAACGGGGAATCGACCTGCTAAAGAAGCTGTACCTTTACGATGGCCGAGATATTGAAGGTTACCATGAAAAGGATGTGGAGGAGTTAAAACAGGAGTTTCCTGATGAAGGAATGTTTGGCATTGACCCTCGGTATGTCATCAACCGAATCTCTACGGCATTTATCAATGAGGAAAAGCGGTGTATCAATGCGTTGGATATCTTACGGGCGTTAAAAAACGGGTTGGATCAACATCCTTCCATTTCTGAAGAAGAAAAGGGGAAATATCTGAATTATATCGCCCTTGCCCGGCAGGAGTATGATGAAAAGGCAAAAAAAGAAGTGCAGAAAGCCTTTGTTTATTCCTTTGAAGAATCGGCAAAAACCCTATTAAACAACTATTTGGACAATGTAGAGGCCTACTGCAGCGGATTAAAAATAAAGGATCCAATTACAGAAGAGCCCAGGGAGCCTGATGAAAGGCTGATGAGGTCGATTGAGGAACAGATCGGGGTGAGCGAAAATGCAAAAAAATCATTCAGGGAGGAAATTTTGATTCGAATCTCGTACTATGCCCGCAAAGGAAAAACATTTGATTACCAATCCCATGAACGTCTGAAGGAAGCCATTGAAAAGAAACTGTTTTCCGATCTGAAAGATATCGTCAAAATTACCACTTCAAGCAAAGTGCCGGATGAACAGCAATTGAAGCGAATGAATGAGGTGATGAAACAGTTGATTGACCATCATGGGTATTGTGCAACCTGTGCAAACGAACTTTTGAAATATGTGGGCAGTCTGTTAAACAGGTAG
- a CDS encoding tRNA (adenine(22)-N(1))-methyltransferase: MNHSIQLSKRLHQIAQYIPKGCPVADIGSDHAYLPTFLVQEGISPFVIAGEVNRGPWKSAKKQIEQSGLSAYVDVRLGDGLSVVSPEEVDAIVIAGMGGPLMTEILEGGKGKLDAVKRLILQPNVGEELVRRWLYHHHWQLVDESILEEGGRIYEIVVAEKGDREAPYLNQPWDKEVLFHIGPFLWKRQPLLLRIKWEEELRKMERVVKQLERSHSIEAQEKKEDFSQRILSIQEVLSCLPTDKPLSNT; encoded by the coding sequence ATGAATCATTCCATTCAGCTTTCAAAACGTCTTCATCAGATTGCTCAATATATCCCCAAAGGATGTCCCGTGGCCGATATCGGCTCCGATCATGCCTACCTTCCCACTTTTTTAGTTCAGGAAGGGATTTCTCCCTTTGTCATAGCCGGTGAAGTCAACCGGGGACCATGGAAATCAGCGAAAAAACAAATCGAACAGTCAGGCTTGTCCGCATACGTGGATGTACGGTTAGGCGATGGACTTTCCGTTGTTTCTCCTGAAGAAGTGGATGCAATTGTAATTGCCGGAATGGGAGGACCCCTGATGACTGAAATTTTAGAGGGAGGAAAAGGGAAACTGGATGCCGTCAAGCGATTGATTCTCCAGCCCAACGTAGGTGAAGAACTGGTGAGACGCTGGCTCTACCATCACCACTGGCAGCTGGTCGATGAATCCATTTTGGAAGAAGGAGGACGAATCTATGAAATAGTGGTGGCTGAAAAGGGAGATCGTGAGGCTCCCTATCTGAATCAACCCTGGGACAAAGAGGTTTTGTTTCATATTGGCCCCTTTCTTTGGAAAAGACAGCCATTGCTTCTTCGCATAAAATGGGAAGAAGAGCTGCGAAAGATGGAAAGGGTGGTAAAACAATTGGAGAGGAGCCACAGTATTGAGGCTCAGGAAAAAAAAGAGGACTTTAGTCAGCGAATATTAAGCATACAGGAGGTACTTTCATGTTTGCCAACGGACAAACCATTATCCAATACCTAG
- the yhbH gene encoding sporulation protein YhbH, with translation MEKHHPLFILSQEDWSLHRKGYADQERHKKKVKDAIRKNLAEIVSEESIILSNGKDTIKVPIRSIEQFRFKFNLDKQKHVGQGQGDSQVGDVLGRANDGAGQGQGNEQAGNQPGQDYYEAEITVDELAELIFEDLSLPNLKNKEKNEIYTQDITFDDIRKKGLMGNIDKKRTLLAHLKRTQLDGCVMNRPIHEEDLRFKTWNEVNRPETNAIIMAMMDTSGSMGSFEKYIARSFFFWMTRFLRTRYQRVEIVFIAHHTEAKEVTEEQFFTKGESGGTRCSSAYQLALELIENRYPPQRYNIYPFHFSDGDNWSDDNPLALSLLNKLLEVSNMVGYGEIGRRGSRSTLMHLFHSIDHPRFTQCLIEEKKDVYMALKTFFGMKEGGAA, from the coding sequence ATGGAGAAACACCATCCCTTATTTATTCTGTCCCAGGAAGACTGGAGCCTTCACCGCAAAGGGTATGCCGATCAGGAAAGACATAAGAAAAAGGTAAAGGATGCCATTCGCAAAAATTTGGCGGAGATTGTCAGTGAGGAATCTATTATTCTTTCAAACGGTAAGGATACCATTAAAGTACCCATTCGTTCCATTGAACAGTTTCGGTTTAAGTTTAATCTGGATAAACAGAAACATGTAGGTCAAGGACAGGGAGACAGTCAGGTGGGGGATGTATTGGGACGGGCCAACGATGGGGCTGGTCAGGGACAGGGGAATGAGCAAGCCGGGAATCAGCCGGGCCAGGATTATTATGAAGCGGAAATTACGGTGGATGAGCTGGCTGAGTTGATATTCGAGGATCTTTCCCTTCCCAACCTGAAAAACAAAGAAAAAAACGAGATATATACCCAAGACATTACCTTTGACGATATCCGAAAAAAAGGACTCATGGGAAATATCGATAAAAAGAGAACATTGTTGGCCCATCTGAAAAGGACCCAGCTTGATGGGTGCGTGATGAACCGCCCGATACACGAGGAAGATCTCCGTTTTAAGACATGGAATGAAGTGAATCGTCCCGAGACAAATGCCATCATCATGGCCATGATGGATACTTCCGGTTCCATGGGCAGTTTTGAAAAATATATTGCCCGAAGTTTCTTCTTCTGGATGACCCGATTTTTGCGGACCAGGTATCAAAGGGTGGAAATTGTCTTTATTGCCCATCATACTGAAGCAAAAGAAGTAACGGAGGAACAGTTTTTTACAAAGGGGGAAAGCGGCGGAACCCGCTGTTCTTCCGCTTATCAGTTGGCCCTGGAATTGATTGAAAACCGGTATCCTCCTCAACGGTATAACATCTATCCCTTTCATTTTTCCGATGGCGACAATTGGTCTGATGACAACCCGCTGGCCTTGTCATTGTTAAACAAGCTCCTTGAAGTAAGCAATATGGTAGGATATGGCGAAATTGGAAGAAGGGGATCAAGAAGTACATTAATGCACCTGTTTCATTCTATAGATCATCCCCGGTTTACCCAATGCTTAATTGAAGAGAAAAAGGATGTTTATATGGCTTTAAAAACCTTCTTTGGAATGAAAGAGGGGGGTGCAGCATGA
- a CDS encoding SpoVR family protein, whose protein sequence is MRGSQMKPLADAIDQITSLALEEGLDFFPMHFEICPADILYSIGAYGMPTRYHHWSFGKNFYRMKMDYDYNLSRIYELVINSNPCYAFLLEGNSLLQNKLIIAHVLGHSDFFKNNPYFSLTNRDMVNHMAVVAERIRQYEFDHGLDEVEKILDAGLSIQEHIDPWRNYRDGTMRGRAPNHFDEQEQKENDKRIFPDKDILLYIAQHSGRLEPWQRDILFILHDEMMYFWPQLETKIMNEGWATFWHLRLLRKMELTEQETFEFAKLNASVTQPSPTGINPYHLGLKIFEDIERKYGLEACFEARSLDHDLSFLRNYLTKDLIKELDLYLFGKSGDIYQIVGKDWEEIRDRLVQSKINGGFPYLVVKDDHYRGKNELLLFHQYEGIELDVKYVEKTLPYVFALWGEPVHLETVINDKPIIYSWDGTFKHEFIN, encoded by the coding sequence ATGAGAGGAAGTCAGATGAAACCGTTAGCCGATGCCATTGATCAAATCACTTCCCTGGCCCTTGAAGAAGGATTGGATTTTTTTCCGATGCATTTTGAAATATGCCCTGCAGATATTTTATATTCCATTGGGGCATACGGCATGCCGACAAGATATCATCACTGGAGCTTTGGAAAAAACTTTTACCGGATGAAAATGGATTATGATTACAATCTTAGCCGCATCTATGAATTGGTGATCAATTCCAACCCCTGTTACGCTTTCCTGTTGGAGGGGAACTCTCTTTTGCAGAATAAATTAATTATCGCCCATGTGCTGGGTCACAGCGACTTTTTCAAAAACAACCCCTACTTTTCATTAACCAACCGGGATATGGTGAATCATATGGCGGTGGTTGCGGAGCGAATCCGTCAATACGAATTTGATCACGGATTGGATGAGGTTGAAAAAATATTGGACGCCGGTCTTTCCATTCAGGAGCATATTGATCCCTGGCGAAATTATCGGGACGGCACTATGCGGGGAAGAGCTCCCAATCACTTTGACGAACAGGAGCAGAAAGAGAACGATAAACGGATCTTCCCGGATAAGGATATCCTTTTGTATATCGCTCAACATAGCGGTCGGTTGGAACCTTGGCAAAGGGATATCTTGTTTATCCTCCATGATGAAATGATGTACTTCTGGCCCCAGTTGGAAACAAAAATTATGAATGAGGGTTGGGCCACCTTTTGGCACCTTCGTCTTTTGCGTAAGATGGAGCTGACCGAGCAAGAAACTTTTGAGTTTGCCAAATTAAATGCCAGTGTCACACAACCCTCTCCAACAGGAATCAATCCTTATCACTTGGGGTTAAAAATCTTTGAAGATATTGAGCGGAAATATGGATTGGAAGCTTGTTTTGAAGCGAGGAGCCTGGATCATGATCTTTCCTTTTTGCGAAACTATTTAACCAAGGACCTGATTAAGGAGCTGGATCTTTATCTATTTGGAAAATCAGGGGATATTTATCAAATCGTAGGCAAGGATTGGGAGGAAATAAGAGATCGCCTGGTCCAATCAAAAATTAATGGCGGATTCCCTTATCTTGTCGTGAAGGATGATCATTACCGGGGAAAGAATGAATTGCTGCTTTTTCATCAGTATGAGGGAATTGAATTGGATGTCAAATATGTGGAAAAAACACTTCCTTATGTATTTGCTCTTTGGGGAGAGCCCGTTCATTTGGAAACGGTGATTAATGATAAACCGATCATCTATTCCTGGGACGGAACATTCAAACACGAGTTTATCAACTAA
- a CDS encoding Nif3-like dinuclear metal center hexameric protein, with product MFANGQTIIQYLEQLAPKHLAVEGDRIGLQVGTLNKEIKKVMVTLDVQENVVDEAIDQGIDLIISHHALIYRPLKHLRFDIPGGKIFEKLIKHDIAVYTAHTNLDAAHGGVNDLLIQPLGLEEVEILETGYVQQLKKLVVFVPKTHHGEVLHAMAEAGAGWIGNYSHCTFNIEGFGTFMPREGTNPYIGSHGNLEKVEEIRIETIFPAEIQSKVVRAMMKAHPYEEVAYDIYPLDIPGKPYGIGRIGKLPQPVSLRELAEKVKTAYGVSGLRVVGVLDEMVQKVAVVGGDGNSFVSKASFKGADVLITGDIYYHTAHDALTSGLNIIDPGHHIEKVMKQGVANFLKGKLDENKYKTDVIISQISTDPFQFL from the coding sequence ATGTTTGCCAACGGACAAACCATTATCCAATACCTAGAACAGCTTGCGCCAAAGCACCTGGCAGTGGAAGGGGATCGCATCGGGCTCCAGGTAGGTACGTTAAATAAGGAAATAAAAAAAGTGATGGTTACCCTGGATGTTCAGGAGAATGTGGTTGATGAAGCGATTGATCAAGGGATTGACCTGATCATTTCCCATCATGCCCTCATTTATCGCCCGTTGAAACATTTGAGATTTGATATCCCGGGAGGGAAAATATTTGAAAAGCTGATTAAACATGATATCGCCGTGTATACCGCCCATACCAATCTGGATGCCGCCCATGGCGGGGTAAATGATCTCCTGATTCAGCCCTTGGGACTTGAAGAGGTCGAAATACTGGAGACAGGTTATGTTCAGCAGTTAAAGAAACTGGTGGTTTTTGTTCCAAAAACCCATCATGGTGAAGTACTTCATGCCATGGCAGAGGCAGGGGCCGGTTGGATTGGGAATTACAGCCATTGTACTTTCAATATCGAAGGTTTTGGCACATTCATGCCAAGGGAAGGGACCAACCCCTATATTGGCTCCCATGGGAATTTGGAAAAGGTGGAAGAAATCAGGATTGAAACCATCTTTCCGGCAGAAATTCAAAGCAAAGTTGTTCGTGCGATGATGAAAGCCCATCCCTATGAAGAAGTAGCCTATGACATTTATCCTTTGGATATCCCTGGAAAACCCTACGGAATTGGAAGGATTGGAAAACTTCCTCAGCCTGTATCTCTAAGGGAGCTGGCAGAAAAAGTAAAAACAGCGTACGGTGTTTCTGGTCTTAGGGTGGTAGGCGTCCTTGATGAAATGGTGCAAAAAGTGGCAGTGGTTGGCGGGGATGGCAATAGCTTTGTATCAAAGGCTTCGTTTAAAGGCGCAGATGTTCTAATCACAGGAGATATTTATTACCACACGGCCCATGATGCCTTAACCAGCGGATTAAACATTATTGATCCCGGTCATCATATCGAAAAAGTGATGAAGCAGGGCGTCGCCAATTTTTTAAAGGGAAAATTGGATGAGAACAAATACAAAACAGATGTCATCATCTCCCAGATATCGACGGACCCCTTTCAATTTCTATAA
- a CDS encoding acyl-CoA dehydrogenase has protein sequence MNFDLTQEQQMLKKMVRDFADEVVAAGVEERDRTGQFPMEIIKQMAELELLGLPFPEEYGGGGADTVSFAITVEELSRVCGSVGITYSAHISLGCAPIYLFGTEEQRKEYLPPLFRGETLGAFGLTEPNAGSDAGGTRTTAMKDGSEWVINGSKCFITNASYAKYLALTAVTDKEKGARGISAFIVPTHSPGFQVIANYEKMGLHSSNTTELILENVRIPEENILGKEGEGFKQFLITLDGGRIGIAAMAVGLAQGAFEKALQYAKERVQFGQSLSKFQAIQHKLANMAMNIEVARNMVYKAAWLKDQGRKFTKEASIAKLFASEMSTRVCDEAIQIHGGYGYMREYHVERMYRDAKLLEIGEGTSEIQRNVIAREIGC, from the coding sequence ATGAACTTTGATTTAACACAAGAACAACAGATGTTAAAGAAGATGGTAAGGGATTTTGCTGATGAGGTAGTGGCCGCCGGGGTGGAAGAAAGGGATCGAACAGGCCAATTTCCCATGGAGATTATCAAACAAATGGCAGAATTGGAGCTTCTCGGTCTCCCTTTTCCCGAAGAATACGGCGGAGGAGGAGCAGACACGGTCAGCTTTGCCATTACGGTAGAAGAGCTAAGCCGTGTATGCGGATCAGTTGGAATTACCTATTCTGCCCATATTTCACTAGGATGTGCTCCCATTTATTTGTTTGGGACTGAGGAGCAAAGGAAGGAATATTTACCCCCTTTATTTCGCGGGGAAACCCTTGGCGCCTTCGGTCTGACAGAACCCAATGCCGGTTCTGATGCCGGAGGAACCAGGACAACGGCCATGAAAGACGGGTCTGAATGGGTGATTAATGGTTCCAAGTGTTTTATAACCAACGCCAGCTATGCAAAATATCTGGCTTTAACAGCAGTAACAGACAAGGAAAAGGGGGCAAGGGGGATTAGTGCCTTTATCGTCCCAACCCATTCACCAGGTTTTCAAGTGATTGCAAACTATGAAAAAATGGGTCTTCACTCTTCAAATACGACTGAATTAATATTGGAGAATGTTCGTATACCGGAAGAAAATATACTGGGAAAAGAAGGGGAAGGATTTAAGCAGTTTTTAATTACCCTTGATGGGGGAAGAATCGGGATTGCAGCTATGGCAGTGGGCCTTGCCCAAGGTGCTTTTGAAAAAGCATTGCAGTATGCAAAGGAGCGGGTGCAATTTGGCCAATCCCTGTCCAAGTTTCAGGCCATCCAGCATAAATTGGCCAATATGGCCATGAACATTGAAGTGGCAAGAAATATGGTTTACAAGGCGGCTTGGTTGAAGGATCAAGGCCGTAAATTTACCAAGGAAGCTTCTATTGCAAAGCTGTTTGCCTCAGAGATGAGTACTCGGGTATGTGATGAAGCGATCCAGATTCATGGCGGATATGGATATATGCGTGAATATCATGTGGAAAGAATGTATCGGGATGCTAAACTTTTGGAGATTGGCGAAGGGACTTCCGAGATTCAACGAAACGTCATTGCCAGGGAAATCGGTTGTTAA
- a CDS encoding AMP-binding protein, with protein MYKTIPQVFDETVEKYGDRDAIVYIERGLRYNYRQFHQIVHQVAKGFMKLGVEKGEHVAIWATNVPEWVTTQFATAKMGAVLVTVNTSYRTHELEYLLRQSDSTTLLMIDGFRGASYLDMVYEICPELMDCEPGQLKSERLPKLKNVIYIGEERKPGMFLWEDIVNMGDGISDEELANRQNQLHYDEVINMQYTSGTTGFPKGVMLSHMNILNNAVNVAECMNLTYEDRLCIPVPFFHCFGCVMGTLACAALGATMVPVIEFNPETVLKAIQQEKCTAVHGVPTMFIAELNHPNFSSYDLSSLRTGIMAGSPCPIEVMKKVVEQMGAREVTIAYGQTESSPVITQTRTSDSIERRVSTVGRVLPNVEVKVIDPATGETLPPGVQGELCTRGYLVMKGYYNMPEATLKAIDSDGWLHTGDLATMDEEGYFKITGRLKDMIIRGGENIYPREIEEFLYTHPKVLDVQVVGVPDEKYGEQVLACIKKKDGVELTQDEIRSYCEGKISKFKIPRYVMIVEEYPMTASGKIQKFKLREMAIKELGLQQANEIETA; from the coding sequence ATTTACAAAACCATCCCGCAAGTATTTGATGAAACAGTTGAGAAGTATGGTGATCGGGATGCCATCGTTTATATTGAAAGGGGGCTTCGTTACAACTACCGGCAGTTTCATCAGATCGTTCATCAAGTCGCGAAGGGATTCATGAAATTGGGAGTAGAAAAGGGTGAACATGTAGCCATTTGGGCAACCAATGTTCCGGAATGGGTAACCACCCAATTTGCAACCGCCAAAATGGGGGCGGTCTTGGTCACCGTAAATACCAGTTATCGCACCCATGAACTAGAATACCTTCTTCGACAGTCGGATTCTACCACTCTCCTTATGATTGATGGTTTCAGAGGAGCAAGCTATTTGGACATGGTTTATGAAATATGTCCGGAATTAATGGATTGTGAACCGGGTCAACTAAAGTCTGAAAGATTGCCGAAATTAAAAAATGTCATTTACATTGGAGAAGAAAGAAAGCCGGGGATGTTCCTGTGGGAAGATATTGTGAACATGGGGGATGGGATTTCTGACGAGGAATTGGCCAACCGTCAGAACCAGCTCCATTATGACGAAGTTATTAATATGCAGTATACGTCAGGAACAACCGGTTTTCCCAAAGGAGTCATGCTTTCCCATATGAATATCTTAAATAATGCCGTCAATGTGGCTGAATGCATGAATTTAACCTATGAGGATCGGCTCTGCATTCCCGTTCCCTTCTTTCACTGCTTTGGGTGCGTGATGGGTACCCTGGCCTGCGCTGCTTTGGGAGCCACGATGGTTCCTGTGATCGAGTTTAATCCTGAAACCGTACTAAAAGCCATCCAGCAGGAAAAGTGCACCGCGGTTCATGGGGTTCCGACCATGTTTATTGCAGAGTTAAATCATCCCAACTTTTCTTCCTATGATCTGTCATCCCTGCGGACAGGAATCATGGCAGGTTCTCCCTGTCCCATTGAAGTCATGAAAAAAGTAGTAGAACAGATGGGGGCAAGGGAGGTGACGATCGCTTACGGGCAGACGGAATCGTCCCCGGTGATTACCCAGACAAGAACCTCTGACAGTATTGAGCGTCGGGTATCAACAGTAGGTCGGGTACTGCCCAATGTAGAGGTGAAAGTGATTGATCCCGCCACGGGGGAAACTTTACCTCCTGGTGTTCAAGGAGAACTCTGCACCAGAGGGTATCTGGTCATGAAGGGCTATTACAATATGCCTGAAGCAACCTTAAAAGCCATCGATTCTGACGGATGGCTCCACACCGGAGATCTAGCCACGATGGATGAAGAGGGATATTTTAAAATTACTGGTCGTTTAAAGGATATGATCATTCGTGGAGGAGAAAATATTTATCCGAGGGAAATTGAGGAGTTTCTTTATACTCATCCAAAAGTATTGGACGTACAGGTTGTGGGGGTTCCTGATGAAAAGTACGGAGAACAGGTATTGGCTTGCATTAAGAAAAAGGACGGGGTGGAATTGACCCAGGATGAAATCCGTTCCTATTGTGAAGGGAAGATTTCCAAATTTAAGATTCCCCGTTATGTGATGATTGTAGAGGAGTATCCAATGACCGCATCGGGAAAAATTCAGAAGTTTAAATTGCGGGAAATGGCAATAAAGGAATTAGGTTTACAGCAGGCAAACGAAATAGAAACGGCTTAA